A window of the Pirellulales bacterium genome harbors these coding sequences:
- a CDS encoding exosortase-associated EpsI family protein: MNMKAFVAPGIAALLIISAGFVNAYWRGVFGGVDDPTILREFALRLQDVPLEIGDWEGTDQEEMDERERQVAEADASLQRSYRNRLTGQAVSVSLVSGKFRGIAQHVPTQCYVAAGYLMMNTEIQYTVETPAGPVQCYTTAFKKEEGTGTQYLRVFWTWSYDGRWIAPELPRVALVGQPALYKLYFITEVLQPGQAIEQNPAVDFMRSFIPATNAVLFPNAPEPTSESPPVNDQSPSPAAS; the protein is encoded by the coding sequence ATGAATATGAAAGCGTTCGTTGCCCCTGGAATCGCCGCACTCTTGATTATTTCAGCGGGGTTCGTGAATGCCTATTGGCGGGGCGTATTCGGTGGCGTCGACGATCCGACGATTTTACGAGAGTTCGCCTTACGCTTGCAGGATGTGCCGCTAGAGATCGGGGACTGGGAAGGCACCGACCAGGAAGAGATGGACGAGCGCGAACGGCAAGTCGCCGAAGCCGACGCATCCTTGCAACGGTCGTACCGAAACCGACTGACCGGACAGGCCGTGAGCGTATCGCTTGTCAGCGGAAAATTTCGCGGCATTGCTCAACACGTGCCGACGCAGTGCTATGTGGCGGCCGGCTATTTGATGATGAACACGGAGATTCAGTACACCGTTGAGACACCCGCGGGTCCGGTCCAGTGCTATACGACGGCCTTCAAGAAAGAAGAAGGGACCGGAACACAGTATCTGCGCGTGTTTTGGACTTGGAGTTATGACGGCCGGTGGATCGCGCCGGAATTGCCGCGCGTCGCCTTGGTGGGTCAACCGGCACTCTACAAGTTGTACTTCATCACCGAAGTCTTGCAGCCCGGACAGGCGATCGAACAGAATCCCGCAGTGGACTTCATGCGTAGCTTCATCCCGGCAACGAACGCGGTGCTCTTCCCCAATGCCCCGGAACCTACCTCCGAGTCGCCCCCGGTCAATGATCAATCGCCGTCCCCTGCGGCAAGCTAA